CGAAAACTGTCACTGTTGTCGGATTGATACAGCTTCCACAATGTGTGGAATGAAAACCCAAAACCCCATCTGAAAGCCGGCAACTCTGGAATAAAATTTTATTAACCAGATTTTTTGACGTGTCCGTCAATTTCTTTACGTAAGTTGGCCAATGTAATGCCTGGGAATGCCGCCGTGGGGCGCGTTGCCATGTCGAGCGAACACTTACTAGAGTGGCGTCACATCAATTGCTGGAGTGGGGGAGACACAATGGCATCGCGTAGGTTTTCCAAGGGCGTAACGTCGCTCGTTCTTCTTTCGTCGCTTGCATCGCCGGCCTTCGCCGGCGGCCTGGAGCGCGGCGGCTACAATATCGATCAGCTGTTCGATACGTCGCCTTTCTCGTTTCAGTCGGGCGTTACCTATGTCACGCCGCAGCGCAGGCTGAAGGACGTCCGTGACACGAACACCTCCGTCTTAACGGGGGGTGGCAATCTCAATACCCGCCCGAACAGTGCCGACGACACCTCAAATTACACCATTCCTTACATCGGCTTTAAGGCCGGTTTCGCCGATGCAGTCGACTGCCTTGTCGACTATTCCGTACCCTTCGGCGGGCATACCGACCCGGGTTCGAACTGGGCTGGCGCCAACAACAACATCGAGACGGAAATCAAAACCCGCAACTACGGCGGCACTTGCTCCTATCGTTTTGATATGGGTCCCGGACAGCTTCGCTTCATTGGCGGCGCTTTCTATCAGGAAGTTGAAGGTTTCAAAGAGCGTCTGGTTTCAACGCTTCCGGTTTTGCTCGGCACCGGCACCGGCGTTGGCCGCCTCGATCTCGAAGACAGCGGCTGGGGCTGGCGCGCCGGCGTGGCCTACGAGATTCCGGAATATGCGATGCGTGCGAGCCTCGTCTATAACAGCCGCGTCAAGTACGACAACCTGACCGGGACTGTTGATCTCCGTCAGGTTCCAATCGTGCCGATATATGGCGGCAAAATCACCAACGTCTTCGGCTCCGCCGAAGCGCCGGATTCGCTGGAGATGAAGCTGCAAAGCGGCATCGCTCCGGATTGGCTTGCCTTCGGATCGGTCAAGTGGACGAACTGGAGTGTTCTGCAGTCCGTGCCCTTCTGCCCGACGTCGACGAAGGGCGTGGCCGCCTGCACAGCGGGCGGCGCTACGGAACTCACTTCGCTCGACCTTCTCTATCGTGACGGGTGGACCATCTCCGGCGGCGTGGGCCACAAGTTCAACGATCAGTGGGCCGGCGCAGTCAGCGTCACGTGGGACCGCGGCACCAGTCAGGGTTATGGCGCACAGACCGACAGCT
This Rhizobium acidisoli DNA region includes the following protein-coding sequences:
- a CDS encoding OmpP1/FadL family transporter; the encoded protein is MASRRFSKGVTSLVLLSSLASPAFAGGLERGGYNIDQLFDTSPFSFQSGVTYVTPQRRLKDVRDTNTSVLTGGGNLNTRPNSADDTSNYTIPYIGFKAGFADAVDCLVDYSVPFGGHTDPGSNWAGANNNIETEIKTRNYGGTCSYRFDMGPGQLRFIGGAFYQEVEGFKERLVSTLPVLLGTGTGVGRLDLEDSGWGWRAGVAYEIPEYAMRASLVYNSRVKYDNLTGTVDLRQVPIVPIYGGKITNVFGSAEAPDSLEMKLQSGIAPDWLAFGSVKWTNWSVLQSVPFCPTSTKGVAACTAGGATELTSLDLLYRDGWTISGGVGHKFNDQWAGAVSVTWDRGTSQGYGAQTDSWTLGLGAAYTPTEHIEWRFAGAVGVLTSGSSGTFEYNGQTYGDDVSYSFGNDLVAALSTSLKIKF